Genomic window (Grus americana isolate bGruAme1 chromosome 25, bGruAme1.mat, whole genome shotgun sequence):
GCTGGAGGTCTGAatccccctcccagccctgggtTGTGCGTCCTTTGCCCCCCTGGGTGACATCTTGCCTCCCCCCCAGCCTTGTTTCAGACCCCTGCCACCGTCTCGGTGCCACAGCTCTGAGCTCTGGGCCGTTTGGGGCCGTTTGGGGCCGTTTGATTCAAATCCAGTTCTGAGCCGTTGAGCCACCAGCACTGGCACGGATGGATGCCGCGATGGCCGCCCGGCCTCCCAGCCACcgctccctgctccagctcctcagGAGTCTCTTTGGGCTCCCACAGAGCACGTGGGGGACGTGGGAGCCCAGAGCggaggggcaggagctgggtgctGTCGGGGGCCGCAGCGGCCCAGGGGAGCCGTCAGGCCAGCAGCACCCGagctgggagccctgggggggTGCCGAGGGGGAGAGCACGGAGCCGCTgctgggggagctggaggagctcagCCTCGCCggctccctggggagcagcacgaGCAGAAGCTGCCTGACGCTGAGCACCAGCGACACAGAGCTGGCGGTGGCCGGCAAGGTGGTGGACACTCCTGCCGGCAGCCCGGCCCGGCAGCGTGCAGGCAGCGGGGTGGTCAGCGAGGAGGGGACAGCCATGCCAGAAGCTTTCGGTGACAAAGCTGTGGGGACGTAAgcattggggtgggggggtgaggtGAGGCCAAAAGCCCAGCTTGCTTCAGCGTCCTTATCAAGGGAGCACGTCCTCATAGACACGGATGCCCTAGAGGGACGCTTGGCTGCGTCAGCCTTGTCAGATCCTGAGCAGCCGGTGTTTTGCAGAAGGCTGCTCGTTTGGACTTTTATAAACAGCTGCTCAGATGGATTTTATAAAACCCAGATTTCCCCCTATTTCCTTAAAACATTGAAGTGAGCCCAGTGTTTCCAGTAAGGCTGCAGTTGGCTTCCAGAATCCACACAGCTTCAGGGCATCCTGCATTCACAGCAGACAGGCTCCGTTCCCACcgctgcctgtgctgctcttccctccccGAAGGTCCCCGGCGGCTCTGTATGGATGTGGCACCCACCCGGGTCACAGCCCTTTTCAGTCCTTGGCTTCTCTAGGCTGCTGACAAGGGGTGCAACCAGATCCAGCTGTGCTAGTGTTGCTGCTAGAGGGTCAGGAATTgcactgctggtgctgctggcccTCGTTTGAACACACCTAACTCTGCTTTGCCTCCAGGGATGGGCTCCTTCAAGGTCTGGGTGCTGATGGTGAAGATGTTACCTGCAGTGCAAGCCCCAAGCCAATATTTTCTGTGGATTTTGATGCTGAATGGGAGAAAGAGCAGCTCCTGAAAGGTGAGAGGACAGCTCAGAGGTAAAGGAGATCCCTCCTCATCCCTCAGGACTCAAGGGCTGCCTGGGGCAGCTGGTTGGTGGGAGAAGTCCTGAGGACTGACTGGTAGCCCTTCTCCCAGCCTGTATGCTGCGTTTTGTAGATGAGCCTCAGGGCTAGTGCTGTACGCTGTCCGCTGGCCAAACGTTGGCATCAAAGCTGCGCGAGTCAGATCATTTGGGAGAGTACCCACGGGCCAGAGAGCGCACTGAAAATTGCCCCGGGGATGCGAGGGGCATCAGTTGCCCACTGAATTCAGTGCCCCGTGTGCCTGGCAAGAAGcccctttgctttgctgtgctaGAGGACCCGGACCGGGCATGGTATCCCCTTTCAGACACTCTGCTGTGGGCATGTTTAATTGCTGTGCCAAGGACCGCATGCAGGAAGGGAGGTGACAGCTCTGGGCAGTCACTGTTTCCTTTGGGCTTCTTTTAAACAGCAGATGAGGGTGCAGGATCCCCGAAAGCAGAGCTGGCCTGGTGGAACTGGCTCTTCAACGTGAACAGACATCGACGGTCTTCACATAAGGTTGGTGAAAGGACATGGAGCATGGGGCTAAGGCGGTGATCACTCCTGAGCAGGATCTACCTGCAGGCAGATCTCAGGCCTTAGAAAAGGCAAAGGGATAGATCAGGATGGGGGATGCTAAAACTGATCCCTGGCACTGCCAAGGTCAGAGGCTGTGGGCTTTCAGGGGTGTCTGTTCTGTATCTCCTTTCCAGCTGAGCAGGGAATGGTCTCAGGATGCTGCTGGTCAGTGATGGGCAACACATGGTATAGGGACGTTTGCTGAGATGGGATGGATGGGAGTGAAGTAGGGATGGTGGCAAGAGCCAGGCCTTCGGGATTCCCTTCCTGGTCTTCTTACAGACCCCCGCTGTGACTATGGTTGTTTAATTGGGGTAACTGGTTACCCACCAGCCCTGAAACAAGCTGTGTGTGCAAAATTATCTTGCAGTCTTTGTCAATCTCATTGTAATAGCTCTGGATGTCCCTAACACGTCGATCCAAAGTAGAACACGGGATGCCCCTGCAGGCTAGGTCCTCATCTGAGATGAGGGTCAGGTCAGGGATGCTGGTGATTTCTCCAAGTATCTACAAGACAGCATGAGCAAGCCAGAGGAGGCTATGGATGGATCAGGATGGGTGTCTCCAATCCAGACAATGTAAACAGGGCAGGTTTCcagcagagaaacaaatctgcagcagagcagagactcCAGCTGCTCGGTCAGGGCTCTGACAGGCGCTGAGAAAGATGCAGGACCTGGTAGAGCTGCAGGAAGTAGCCGGGGTGGTGGACAGGTTGGTGGTTTAATAAAGCCGTTCTGCCCGGAgcgtgggggtgggggtgaatGGTGCAGCATGTAGATGTAAAGACAAATTAGGCCCCCTCTCTGCTGGATGGTGCAGCGCATTAAATCAGCTCTTTGAGAAATGGTCAATATTTTGTTCCAGACAGCAAAGGGGGACTCCAGGGCAGTGTTTTAACAATAGTCTGGGGGAGCTGCCTGAAGCTGTTAAAAAGTTGGGAGTTTTTTAATAGATTTCCTTTCTATACTGCATAACCACGCTACAgatcctgcctctgcctggcaAAATACGGGAGGCAAGAGCTAAGTTAACAGTCGGGCGTGGGAGCCTGGAgaccagatgtctgctgggtTTTGTCGCTCGCTCCCTCTGTGACCCTGGGCCAACCTTTTCCCCcgcctgcctcagtttcccaccTGTGCCCGGAGACATCTACTCAGTGGCATGAAGCTCTCTGAGATCTCTGGACGATAAATTGGCATGGCGGGgtagggagagggggaggaagaggtggagggtttttttcaagatcAGCTCCTGGAATTAGCGTTACATCAGAACCGAGCTGTTGTACAGAGACTTTTTGTCAACGCTGacatcagcttttccttttccccgCCGCAGCCTCCTGCCCGGAGAAGCCCGAAGGAGCCGGGCAGCCGAGCGGAGCCGCTTCTGAACGCCCCGGTCCGGCCCGTCCTGCCCGCGAATCCCCCCGGCGCGGTTCTGGCCGAGAGGTgagcagctcccctccctcctgccacgCGTGGGAGCAGAACCCCCCCCACGCACCCGCCCTCggctctgcccccagcccttcGGCGGAGCTGCGGGAACCTGCTGGGGAGAGAACTTTCCTCGCAGCACCAGATGGCACTCTCCGACTTCCcaccgagccgagccgagccgggctAACCCGGCTGGGTGACACTGACACCCGTGGGGGGTGCGGGGCCCCCCCGGCTCCCTGCCCCGCGCCTGGGAGCGGGGGACGGTGGGGACAGGAGGATGGGGTGTGTCGAGGGACCATCCCTGCGCGGGCCAAGGAGGTTTTCCATCAACACACAGGTTTGGTCCCCCCACGCAGCGTGGGTGTCACGGGAGCGGGCAGGCTCGCCTCCTGCAAACCCTTGGCAAAACCAGTGCTCCGACCCCTGCCCCGAGAGTGCTGGAGCACGGGTGGCCGTGGGCTGTGCAGTGCGGCCGTGAGCCCCGGCCACAGTGCCAGCAGCGTGTGCACGTCGCCCACGGCTCGGTCCGGCTCACCATGGCGTTGCTTAACCGTCCGGAGGATGTGAGTAAGGGAAGGCTGCTCTCTGCTCGCCTGGCCTCGCAGCACCCAGCTCTCCAGGGGTACGGAGAGCAATTGCAATGTGCAAAGGAACAGCGAACCCCCTGTTGTTCGTCAGGTTTTATCCGCAGTTTCCTCCTGGTTCCCTCCGGGGTTGCGGGGAGCGCACGGCGCCGCACGGCACCCTTCCCcgtggggcagggtgggaggaTGCAGGTGGTGGCAGTGCCCAGCGCCTGGGGACCGAGGTCGGAGCTGCGATGCACCGGCTCCCCACAGAGCACAGCCGCTGTGCCAAGACCACGGGTGTCTCCACGCCGAGTTTATCACGGCTGTCTCTGCGCTCTGGATGAAGAGAGAATATGAGGCTTCAGGCAAAGTGCTTCTCACACGCACCAGATTTATCAAATTGAttacaaaaaccccaacagatcCAGGCCTTGTTCCTATAATAGCTATTGGAGCACGTTGGACGTTAATCAAACCGTCTGTTTGCTGTGTCCAGAGGAGCCAGTATAAGCCAGCTTGTGTTTTTCAGGCATGGGAAGAACCGTCAAGCTACAATCTGTTTAggacaaaataatttataaatacaCCTTCTGATAATCTGTTGTATAAATacgggaagggaggggggggttcTGTGACGCCGTGTATCTATCAGAGAGCTGataaattggggggggggctgagtgTCATCGTACGGGCTTAACCCATCCCATCCTTGGTGTGAGTCCTGAAGCGCAGAGCTCCTGCAAGCACCTTGAGAAGACTCTCAGGTCCTTGGCATGTCAGCACAGAGAGTCCTCAAGAGTGGCAGCAGACCTCTCTGCAGGCAAGAAGCTGGGGACAACTTGCTTATAAGGTCCTGCGGGTCTGTGAGGATGTGGCCAAGCAGTCAGTGTCTGGGGTCGATTCCTGGCTGTGAGGACATGTTCAGAGTGTTATTCCAATTTGCTGTAGTACTCGGAGTGTCTGTCGCTCTGACACATTTCCTTCTCTAACCGAGGGTTTCTGAAGACAGAGCAGAAGAAACTGTTGGCTGCTTTGGGAGAAGCTGGGTACGGCTgggagcaagtggaggaggaacccctggaaaaggctgaggtcaGTCTAGAAGATAAAAAACGCCGTCGGTGCACTGACACGGGATATCTGTCCTGGTTCCATGTGCCACCATGGTGCTCTGTGGCCACAGCTGTATTCCTGCCTCCACCAAGTCATTGTGGGACCATGGGCAAGGCACTTGGGCCCATATGCTTAAAATTGCATGGGGTCAGGTCCATAAATCCATTTTAGAAAAGCTGGTGGCTTCTACAGAAAAATACCCGGCCTGTTTTAGTGAGGTTATTTATTAAATGAGCCCTGCTTTAAGTCACCCCTTTGGGAAGACTGGCTCTGcgctccctgcctcagtttcccctttcATACGAGGGCTTGCATACCCCCAGAGCACCTCATAGATCAGTGCCATGTTTCTAAAGGACTCTGAAATCTGGGCTGACGAGGGCTCCGGGCAGCACCAGACAACTGGCTACGGAAACCCTCCGTGCCCACGCAGAGGAAACGTGGGGAGTTTCCAAGCCTGGCTCTGCGAAGACAGATCCGCACGCTGGTTATCGCTCCTCCTTGGTGTGAGATGAGGGCAGCTGAACGCCAGCACGCTCTTCCCAAAGGCAGGGACAGCCcgggagagaggaaaaagcgACTTCCTCTGCTCCGCGCACAGGAAAAGAATGTCTGGGAGGTGGGaagagggtgctggggggctgcctgccctcgcTGCCCACCCTCGCTGCCCACCCTCGCTGCCCATCGGGCACGTGTGCGCTGGGGGTCACTGTGCAGCATCCCATCTTCTCGCTCGTGCAGAGACCAGATGTGTTGTCTTGTCTTGAGTAGCTGCAACAGGGGGTGGGAAACTCCCAAATACTGCTGGAAACCGAAGCGTGGAGGCACTTTCTTTGTCTCACGCCGTGCGGGCCAGGAATTTTAGCACGTTGTTtgcttggttatttttttttccctcc
Coding sequences:
- the LOC129196275 gene encoding uncharacterized protein LOC129196275 encodes the protein MAARPPSHRSLLQLLRSLFGLPQSTWGTWEPRAEGQELGAVGGRSGPGEPSGQQHPSWEPWGGAEGESTEPLLGELEELSLAGSLGSSTSRSCLTLSTSDTELAVAGKVVDTPAGSPARQRAGSGVVSEEGTAMPEAFGDKAVGTDGLLQGLGADGEDVTCSASPKPIFSVDFDAEWEKEQLLKADEGAGSPKAELAWWNWLFNVNRHRRSSHKPPARRSPKEPGSRAEPLLNAPVRPVLPANPPGAVLAERFGPPTQRGCHGSGQARLLQTLGKTSAPTPAPRVLEHGWPWAVQCGREPRPQCQQRVHVAHGSVRLTMALLNRPEDVSKGRLLSARLASQHPALQGYGEQLQCAKEQRTPCCSSGFIRSFLLVPSGVAGSARRRTAPFPVGQGGRMQVVAVPSAWGPRSELRCTGSPQSTAAVPRPRVSPRRVYHGCLCALDEERI